One genomic region from Jiangella sp. DSM 45060 encodes:
- a CDS encoding 5-dehydro-4-deoxyglucarate dehydratase produces the protein MKLDGVLFFPVTPFDGSGAVDAGVLALHVKGGLEHGPGAVFAACGTGEFHALDADEHELVVSTAVEAVNAAVPVFAGTGGPLPHAIACARRAEGAGADGLLVLPPYLVAGPGDGLVAYVEAVAAATGLPLVLYQRGGVRFTPESVARLARHPRVVGFKDGLGDLDLMQRIVLAVRAEAGEGFLFFNGMPTAEQTQAAYRAIGVPLYSSAVFCFAPHVSLAFHHALATGDDAQRERLLAEFFTPLVRLRDQVPGYAVSLVKAAVRLRGLDAGAVRPPLTDPSPAHLDQLRQLLAVADGLA, from the coding sequence ATGAAACTCGATGGTGTGTTGTTCTTCCCGGTGACCCCGTTCGACGGGTCCGGGGCGGTCGACGCGGGCGTGCTGGCCCTCCACGTGAAGGGCGGGTTGGAGCATGGGCCGGGGGCGGTGTTCGCGGCGTGTGGGACCGGCGAGTTCCACGCCCTGGACGCCGACGAGCACGAGCTGGTGGTGTCGACCGCGGTCGAGGCCGTCAACGCAGCGGTGCCGGTGTTCGCCGGCACCGGCGGTCCGCTCCCGCACGCGATCGCCTGCGCCCGCCGCGCGGAGGGGGCCGGCGCGGACGGGTTGTTGGTGCTGCCGCCGTATCTGGTGGCCGGGCCGGGCGACGGCCTGGTGGCCTACGTCGAGGCGGTCGCCGCGGCGACCGGTCTGCCGCTGGTGCTGTATCAGCGCGGCGGGGTGCGGTTCACCCCGGAGTCGGTGGCCCGGTTGGCGCGGCACCCGAGGGTGGTGGGGTTCAAGGACGGGCTGGGTGATCTGGACCTGATGCAGCGGATCGTGCTCGCGGTCCGGGCCGAGGCCGGTGAGGGGTTCTTGTTCTTCAACGGCATGCCCACCGCGGAGCAGACCCAGGCCGCCTACCGGGCGATCGGGGTGCCGTTGTATTCGTCGGCGGTGTTCTGCTTCGCCCCCCACGTGTCCCTGGCGTTCCACCACGCCCTGGCCACCGGCGACGACGCCCAGCGTGAGCGGCTGCTGGCGGAGTTCTTCACCCCGCTGGTGCGGCTGCGCGATCAGGTGCCCGGCTACGCCGTGTCGCTGGTCAAGGCCGCCGTCCGGCTGCGCGGCCTCGACGCCGGCGCCGTGCGCCCACCGCTGACCGACCCGTCCCCGGCCCACCTCGACCAGTTGCGCCAGTTGCTCGCGGTGGCCGATGGGCTCGCCTGA
- a CDS encoding NAD(P)-dependent oxidoreductase → MKVLVTGGSGRLGVAVVEGLLGLGHEVVSVDRCAPGRRHGGEWFAADLAVAEEARWAVGRVGPDAVVHLAAVAVPFSRPEGEILRVNTALAHHVCAAALEAGVRSVVVASSPTVVGYGAPGGWVPSYLPIDEAHPVAPWHAYGLSKLVAEQVVRMFAARAGERMRVSVVRPCYVIGEEEWAGAPTQLGHTVRERLDDPSLAAGSLFNYVDARDAADLIGLLLSRGDEVPNGETFFAGAADALARAPLAELLPRFHPGTAGLASALVGDAAAFRNANAERLLGWKPARSWRTELR, encoded by the coding sequence GTGAAGGTGCTGGTGACGGGTGGGTCGGGTCGGTTGGGTGTGGCGGTGGTGGAGGGGTTGTTGGGGTTGGGGCATGAGGTGGTGAGTGTGGACCGGTGTGCGCCGGGCCGGCGTCATGGTGGGGAGTGGTTCGCGGCTGATCTGGCGGTGGCGGAGGAGGCGCGGTGGGCGGTGGGGCGGGTGGGTCCGGACGCGGTGGTGCATTTGGCGGCGGTGGCGGTGCCGTTCAGCCGGCCGGAGGGGGAGATCTTGCGGGTGAACACGGCGTTGGCTCACCACGTGTGTGCGGCCGCTCTGGAGGCCGGGGTCCGCAGTGTGGTGGTGGCGAGTAGTCCGACGGTGGTGGGGTATGGCGCGCCGGGCGGGTGGGTGCCGTCGTATCTGCCGATCGATGAGGCGCATCCGGTGGCGCCGTGGCATGCGTATGGGTTGTCGAAGCTGGTGGCCGAGCAGGTGGTGCGGATGTTCGCCGCCCGGGCCGGTGAGCGGATGCGGGTCAGCGTCGTCCGGCCGTGTTACGTGATCGGCGAGGAGGAGTGGGCCGGGGCGCCGACGCAGTTGGGGCACACGGTGCGGGAGCGGCTGGACGATCCGTCGCTGGCGGCGGGGTCGTTGTTCAACTATGTCGATGCCCGTGACGCCGCGGACCTCATCGGGCTGCTGTTGTCGAGGGGGGATGAGGTGCCGAATGGGGAGACGTTCTTCGCCGGGGCGGCGGATGCGTTGGCGCGGGCGCCGTTGGCGGAGTTGTTGCCGCGGTTCCACCCGGGCACGGCTGGTCTCGCGTCGGCGTTGGTGGGTGACGCGGCGGCCTTCAGGAACGCGAACGCGGAACGGTTGTTGGGCTGGAAACCGGCACGATCTTGGCGGACGGAGCTGCGATGA
- a CDS encoding Gfo/Idh/MocA family protein gives MGRPVQRVAVLGTGARAGTFIDALTAGRYAAELVAIGDSNPGRLDYYQRRIGGDVVRFGPDELEAALRDTAATVLLVATPDATHAQYIERAVDAGVDVIVEKPLAVTAAQTRQIAAAVERTGRSVRLAFNYRYAPRNTEVKRLLAAGTIGRVTAVHFEWLLDTAHGADYFRRWHREKDISGGLLVHKSSHHFDLVNWWLADRPTRVYASGGLRFYGEHGIVRDAGDDVRDRFDLTIDGDPSIRALYTDHAHHDGYTRNENVFGPGITIEDTVGLVVDYGSRTTLTYSLTAHSPYEGYRVAFTGTRGRIELDVVERSAVLVDGHGHTVIDPSVIREASGHDPVRPRRDELRVQRHWESAVVHELPEVSGSHGGADPLLLDDLFGPAVAEPELGRVSSHVDGIAAVAVGIAGNASLASGQAVDLAGLDLGIGFDR, from the coding sequence ATGGGTCGACCAGTGCAGAGGGTGGCGGTGCTGGGCACGGGAGCCCGTGCCGGCACGTTCATCGACGCGCTGACCGCGGGCCGCTACGCGGCCGAGCTGGTCGCGATCGGTGACAGCAACCCGGGACGCCTGGACTACTACCAGCGCCGCATCGGCGGCGACGTCGTGCGGTTCGGGCCGGACGAGCTCGAGGCCGCACTGCGGGACACGGCGGCGACCGTGCTCCTCGTCGCCACACCCGACGCGACGCACGCGCAGTACATCGAGCGAGCCGTCGACGCGGGGGTCGACGTCATCGTCGAGAAGCCGCTCGCGGTGACCGCCGCGCAGACCCGGCAGATCGCCGCCGCCGTCGAGCGGACCGGGCGCTCCGTGCGCCTGGCGTTCAACTACCGGTACGCGCCGCGGAACACCGAGGTCAAGCGGCTCCTCGCCGCAGGCACGATCGGGCGCGTGACCGCGGTGCATTTCGAGTGGCTGCTCGACACCGCGCACGGAGCCGACTACTTCAGGCGGTGGCATCGGGAGAAGGACATCTCCGGCGGGCTGCTGGTGCACAAGTCCAGCCACCACTTCGACCTCGTCAACTGGTGGCTCGCCGACCGGCCCACCCGCGTCTACGCGTCGGGCGGGCTGCGGTTCTACGGCGAGCACGGCATCGTGCGGGACGCCGGCGACGACGTCCGGGACCGGTTCGACCTCACGATCGACGGCGACCCCTCGATCCGCGCGCTCTACACCGATCACGCCCACCACGACGGCTACACCCGCAACGAGAACGTCTTCGGACCGGGCATCACCATCGAGGACACCGTCGGGCTGGTCGTCGACTACGGGTCGCGCACCACGCTCACCTACAGCCTGACGGCGCACAGCCCGTACGAGGGCTACCGGGTCGCGTTCACCGGGACCCGCGGGCGCATCGAGCTCGACGTCGTCGAACGCTCCGCCGTCCTCGTCGACGGCCACGGGCACACCGTCATCGACCCGAGCGTCATCCGCGAGGCCAGCGGCCACGACCCCGTGCGTCCGCGCCGCGACGAGTTGCGCGTCCAGCGGCACTGGGAGTCCGCCGTGGTGCACGAACTGCCCGAGGTCAGCGGCTCCCACGGAGGCGCGGACCCGCTGCTGCTCGACGACCTGTTCGGTCCGGCCGTGGCCGAACCGGAGCTCGGCCGGGTGTCGTCGCATGTCGACGGAATCGCGGCGGTCGCGGTCGGCATCGCCGGCAACGCCTCGCTCGCGAGTGGGCAAGCCGTCGACCTCGCCGGACTGGACCTCGGGATCGGGTTCGACCGGTGA
- a CDS encoding FAD-dependent oxidoreductase, whose protein sequence is MTTLRPDVAVVGGGLGGVAAALSVLRLGRTVVLTEPTAWLGGQLTSQGVPPDEHVWVEQFGVTRTYRALRDGIRAYYRDHYPLTAAARADPYLNPGLGHVSRLCHEPRVAVAVIEQLLAPYRSSGRLTVLHHVRPHGVDVNGDTVRAVVVRDEVGRETRLEAPMVLDATETGDLLPLAGAEYVTGAESRSQTGEPHAAETADPLNMQAVTWCFAFDHAPGDHTIPRPPEYDHWRSWAPEFWGAPLLSFTAPDPRTLRPVTRTMHVNPSHEQAAVDAAGDKDLWTFRRIAARRTFEDGFLGSDVVLANWPMLDYLGGPVIETADAKAHLDGARSLSLSYVHWLQTEAPRPDGGQGWPGLRLRGDVLGTADGLAMAPYVREGRRIRALYTVVEQDVAVAAGGTAEPARFDDSVGVGMYRIDIHPTTGGDNYIDVECRPFEIPLRSLVPVRLANLLPAGKNIGTTHITNGAYRLHPVEWNVGESAGALAVHCLERRTRPQDVATSPAATRELQATLTGLGVEPHWPRVLGY, encoded by the coding sequence ATGACCACGTTGAGGCCCGACGTCGCCGTCGTCGGTGGCGGGCTCGGCGGTGTGGCGGCCGCGCTGTCGGTGCTGCGCCTCGGCCGCACCGTCGTGCTGACGGAACCGACCGCGTGGCTCGGTGGCCAGCTGACGTCGCAGGGTGTCCCGCCAGACGAGCACGTCTGGGTCGAGCAGTTCGGCGTGACGCGCACCTACCGCGCCCTGCGCGACGGCATCCGCGCCTACTATCGCGACCACTACCCGCTGACGGCGGCCGCGCGGGCCGACCCCTACCTGAACCCGGGCCTGGGTCATGTCAGCCGGCTGTGCCACGAGCCGCGCGTCGCCGTGGCGGTCATCGAGCAGCTGCTGGCGCCGTACCGCAGCAGCGGGCGGCTGACGGTGCTGCACCACGTCCGGCCGCACGGCGTCGACGTGAACGGCGACACCGTCCGCGCGGTGGTCGTCCGCGACGAGGTGGGCCGCGAGACGCGGCTCGAGGCGCCCATGGTGCTCGACGCGACGGAGACCGGCGATCTGCTGCCGCTGGCCGGCGCCGAGTACGTCACCGGAGCGGAGTCGAGGTCGCAGACCGGTGAACCGCACGCGGCCGAGACCGCTGACCCGCTCAACATGCAGGCCGTGACCTGGTGCTTCGCCTTCGACCACGCGCCGGGCGACCACACGATCCCGCGCCCGCCCGAGTACGACCACTGGCGCTCGTGGGCGCCGGAGTTCTGGGGCGCGCCGCTGCTGTCGTTCACCGCACCCGACCCGCGCACGCTGCGCCCGGTCACCCGCACGATGCACGTCAACCCGTCGCACGAGCAGGCGGCCGTCGACGCCGCGGGCGACAAGGACCTGTGGACGTTCCGGCGCATCGCCGCGCGCCGCACCTTCGAGGACGGGTTCCTCGGCTCCGACGTCGTGCTGGCCAACTGGCCGATGCTCGACTACCTCGGCGGGCCGGTCATCGAGACCGCCGACGCCAAGGCGCATCTCGACGGCGCCCGCTCGCTCAGCCTGTCCTACGTCCATTGGCTGCAGACCGAGGCGCCGCGGCCGGACGGCGGGCAGGGCTGGCCGGGGCTGCGGCTGCGCGGCGACGTTCTCGGCACGGCCGACGGACTGGCGATGGCGCCGTACGTGCGCGAGGGCCGCCGCATCCGCGCGCTGTACACCGTCGTCGAGCAGGACGTCGCGGTCGCCGCCGGCGGCACCGCCGAGCCGGCCCGGTTCGACGACAGCGTCGGCGTCGGCATGTACCGCATCGACATCCACCCCACCACCGGCGGCGACAACTACATCGACGTCGAGTGCCGCCCGTTCGAGATCCCGCTGCGGTCGCTGGTGCCCGTGCGCCTGGCCAACCTGCTGCCCGCCGGCAAGAACATCGGGACGACGCACATCACCAACGGCGCCTACCGGCTGCACCCCGTGGAGTGGAACGTCGGCGAGTCGGCCGGCGCGCTGGCCGTCCACTGCCTGGAGCGGCGCACGCGGCCGCAGGACGTGGCCACGTCACCGGCCGCGACCCGGGAGCTGCAGGCCACGCTGACCGGCCTCGGCGTCGAGCCGCACTGGCCGCGAGTGCTCGGCTACTGA
- a CDS encoding carbohydrate ABC transporter permease: protein MTRTKAAAEDRTLVSTLSRRDPFVRTLIGLFATLVIASLAVACAGPMAWLFKAATSTSTETLADPLSVWPSGLHWENFSIIWNQVDFAKYFLNTVWLMAGSLVFGLLVATTGGYWLAVLKPRGRGIVSALVLATLFIPSVVSLVALYMTVVDVPLLDISLINTFWAVWLPNAANAVGVLLVQRFFASIPGEIFEAAKVDGAGPVRLFVSIVLPMSRPILSVLSVLMLVGAYKEFLWPLLVLPSPDVQPIAVVLPRLAESTEYGPYMAALFISAIVPILFFLVFQRQFLRAAGNTGSLKG from the coding sequence ATGACCCGCACCAAGGCCGCCGCGGAGGACCGGACCCTCGTCTCGACGCTGAGCCGCCGCGACCCGTTCGTCCGCACCCTGATCGGCCTGTTCGCGACGCTGGTGATCGCCTCGCTGGCCGTGGCCTGCGCCGGCCCGATGGCGTGGCTGTTCAAGGCGGCGACGTCGACGTCGACGGAGACGCTGGCCGATCCGTTGTCGGTCTGGCCGAGCGGCCTGCACTGGGAGAACTTCTCGATCATCTGGAACCAGGTCGACTTCGCGAAGTACTTCCTCAACACGGTCTGGCTGATGGCCGGCTCGCTCGTCTTCGGCCTGCTGGTGGCGACCACCGGCGGCTACTGGCTGGCCGTCCTCAAGCCGCGCGGCCGCGGCATCGTGTCCGCGCTCGTGCTGGCGACGCTGTTCATCCCCAGCGTGGTGTCGCTGGTCGCGCTGTACATGACGGTGGTCGACGTGCCGCTGCTCGACATCAGCCTCATCAACACGTTCTGGGCGGTGTGGCTGCCCAACGCGGCCAACGCGGTGGGCGTCCTGCTGGTCCAGCGCTTCTTCGCGTCGATCCCCGGTGAGATCTTCGAGGCGGCGAAGGTCGACGGCGCCGGGCCGGTGCGGCTGTTCGTCTCGATCGTGCTGCCGATGTCGCGGCCCATCCTCAGCGTGCTCTCGGTGCTCATGCTCGTCGGCGCCTACAAGGAGTTCCTCTGGCCGTTGCTGGTGCTGCCGAGCCCGGACGTGCAGCCGATCGCGGTCGTGCTGCCGCGGCTGGCCGAGAGCACCGAGTACGGCCCCTACATGGCGGCGCTGTTCATCAGCGCGATCGTGCCGATCCTGTTCTTCCTCGTCTTCCAGCGCCAGTTCCTGCGCGCCGCCGGCAACACCGGCTCACTGAAGGGGTAG
- a CDS encoding carbohydrate ABC transporter permease → MRAPADAGAMTPRGTEPAEPAGAGPRRPVVGGRRTSPAGAVRRWLTDGGPSRLLFVLPLLLSFGFFAWWPILRSLALSLQRTNFVTSEWVGLDNFQAVLNDPLLLTATRNTVWYALLAAVIGFPLPLLLAVVITELRRTRGLASALAYLPVILPPVVATLLWKTFYDPGADGFFNSLLGKVGFGPIAWLNDGDLAMPAIVVQVTWATFGTATIIYLATLMSVQTDLYDAAETDGAGLFRRLWHVTLPQLRGVILVLLLLQVISTMQVFTEPYIMTGGGPENRTVTILMLVYRYAFISGDYGRAAALSLLLAVALSLLSLVYLRATRRWSTS, encoded by the coding sequence ATGCGTGCGCCCGCCGACGCCGGTGCCATGACGCCGCGAGGGACGGAGCCGGCCGAACCCGCCGGCGCCGGCCCGCGCCGGCCCGTCGTGGGCGGGCGCCGCACGTCACCGGCCGGGGCCGTGCGCCGCTGGCTGACCGACGGCGGGCCGTCCCGGCTGCTGTTCGTGCTGCCGCTGCTGCTCAGCTTCGGGTTCTTCGCCTGGTGGCCGATCCTGCGCTCGCTCGCGCTGAGCCTGCAGCGCACCAACTTCGTGACGTCGGAGTGGGTCGGGCTGGACAACTTCCAGGCCGTCCTGAACGACCCGCTGCTGCTCACCGCCACCCGCAACACGGTCTGGTACGCCCTGCTCGCGGCGGTCATCGGGTTCCCGCTCCCGCTGCTGCTGGCCGTCGTGATCACCGAGCTGCGCCGGACCCGCGGGCTGGCCTCGGCGCTGGCCTACCTGCCGGTCATCCTGCCTCCGGTGGTCGCGACGCTGCTCTGGAAGACGTTCTACGACCCCGGCGCGGACGGCTTCTTCAACTCGCTGCTGGGCAAGGTCGGGTTCGGCCCGATCGCCTGGCTCAACGACGGCGACCTGGCCATGCCCGCCATCGTCGTGCAGGTGACGTGGGCGACGTTCGGCACGGCCACGATCATCTACCTGGCCACGCTGATGAGCGTGCAGACCGATCTCTACGACGCCGCCGAGACCGACGGCGCGGGGTTGTTCCGCCGGCTCTGGCACGTCACGCTGCCGCAGCTGCGCGGCGTCATCCTCGTCCTGCTGCTGCTCCAGGTCATCTCGACCATGCAGGTCTTCACCGAGCCGTACATCATGACCGGCGGCGGCCCGGAGAACCGCACGGTCACCATCCTCATGCTCGTCTACCGCTACGCGTTCATCTCCGGCGACTACGGCCGGGCCGCGGCGCTCTCGCTGCTGCTCGCCGTCGCGCTCTCCCTGCTCTCGCTCGTCTACCTGCGGGCGACCCGGCGCTGGAGCACCTCATGA
- a CDS encoding ABC transporter substrate-binding protein — MKRHQLRSAAVLVAGAAVLTLTACSDDSGGGTGGDGAGDDPVVLTVGGMPTAEKAEQLAEWDRRVEEFETANPDIDIESEETAFDATTFNALVAGGQLPTVFNVPFTEMRGLIARQQVTDLTDHLESSETLSAINPVVNEIVTDDERVYGIPWGAYTMGLIYNRQLFEQAGLDPDDPPSTWDDVRTAAQAIEAATDAQGFAAMTTQNNGGWSLTTMSYGFGGTIVNEDGTEADVDNPATVEALEFLRTLRWDDNVMGSNFLLNAEDIARLFAGGGAGMYVGGADAYNTMVTNNGMDPAAFGVAPLPQQDDGIGTLSGGTVAIVKPDASEDEIEAAVRWIEFQRFEKYTDEQIAKDNAAASAADGIPVGKPELPVVDRETYDQYLGWIADSINVPRENYTAYLESVDALPLVTEPAVKAQELYALLDTVVQAVLTREDADVEALLSDADASAQTALDAG; from the coding sequence ATGAAGAGACACCAGCTCCGATCGGCGGCCGTGCTCGTGGCGGGCGCCGCCGTGCTCACCCTCACCGCGTGTTCGGACGACTCCGGCGGCGGCACCGGCGGCGACGGCGCAGGCGACGACCCCGTCGTCCTGACCGTCGGCGGCATGCCGACGGCGGAGAAGGCCGAGCAACTGGCCGAGTGGGACCGCCGCGTCGAGGAGTTCGAGACGGCCAACCCCGACATCGACATCGAGTCGGAGGAGACCGCGTTCGACGCGACCACGTTCAACGCGCTGGTCGCCGGCGGCCAGCTGCCCACGGTGTTCAACGTGCCGTTCACCGAGATGCGCGGGCTCATCGCGCGCCAGCAGGTCACCGACCTCACCGACCACCTGGAGTCGAGCGAGACGCTGTCGGCGATCAACCCGGTGGTCAACGAGATCGTCACGGACGACGAGCGCGTCTACGGCATCCCGTGGGGCGCCTACACGATGGGGCTGATCTACAACCGCCAGTTGTTCGAGCAGGCCGGCCTCGACCCCGACGACCCGCCGAGCACCTGGGACGACGTGCGCACGGCCGCGCAGGCGATCGAGGCGGCCACCGACGCGCAGGGCTTCGCCGCGATGACCACGCAGAACAACGGCGGCTGGTCGCTCACCACCATGAGCTACGGCTTCGGTGGCACCATCGTGAACGAGGACGGTACCGAGGCCGACGTCGACAACCCGGCCACCGTGGAGGCACTGGAGTTCCTGCGCACGCTGCGCTGGGACGACAACGTCATGGGGAGCAACTTCCTGCTCAACGCCGAGGACATCGCACGGCTGTTCGCCGGCGGCGGCGCCGGCATGTACGTCGGCGGGGCCGATGCCTACAACACGATGGTCACCAACAACGGCATGGACCCGGCCGCGTTCGGCGTCGCGCCGCTCCCCCAGCAGGACGACGGCATCGGCACCCTGAGCGGCGGCACCGTCGCCATCGTCAAGCCCGACGCGTCCGAGGACGAGATCGAGGCAGCCGTCCGCTGGATCGAGTTCCAGCGGTTCGAGAAGTACACCGACGAGCAGATCGCCAAGGACAACGCCGCGGCGTCGGCCGCCGACGGCATCCCCGTCGGCAAGCCGGAACTGCCGGTCGTCGACCGGGAGACCTACGACCAGTACCTGGGCTGGATCGCCGACTCGATCAACGTCCCGCGGGAGAACTACACCGCCTATCTCGAGTCGGTCGACGCGCTGCCGCTCGTCACGGAGCCGGCGGTCAAGGCGCAGGAGCTGTACGCGCTGCTCGACACCGTCGTCCAGGCCGTGCTGACCCGCGAGGACGCCGACGTCGAGGCGCTGCTGTCCGACGCGGACGCGTCCGCCCAGACCGCGCTCGACGCCGGCTGA
- a CDS encoding NAD(P)-dependent oxidoreductase, with product MLVTGADGRIGRAVTSALAAAGRPVTGLALEWTGPSAADRLVTGDACDIDAVAEALDDVAAVVHTAAIPHPNLGTPYEVFRVNTTATFNVLDQAGRRGIRRAAIASSINAFGVPMNRHDVWPAYFPLDEELPVLHDDPYSLAKFTDEHTARMAHSRWGIDVVAFRLAHVRTMEEAVEASAKLTAGAGAEVRVAREGWSYIVLDDVVQAFLAALDAPLTGAHVVLLSADDVLPDIPTHELLTRFAPHVPTRAQFPDRTALVDTTRARELLGWAPIHSAHRPGHIPTLVPSKEFR from the coding sequence GTGCTGGTGACCGGAGCCGACGGGCGGATCGGCCGGGCGGTCACCAGCGCGCTGGCGGCCGCCGGACGTCCCGTCACCGGCCTCGCGCTGGAGTGGACCGGCCCGAGCGCCGCCGACCGGCTCGTCACCGGCGACGCCTGCGACATCGACGCCGTCGCCGAGGCGCTCGACGACGTCGCGGCGGTCGTGCACACGGCGGCGATCCCGCACCCCAATCTCGGCACGCCGTACGAGGTGTTCCGCGTCAACACGACCGCGACGTTCAACGTGCTCGACCAGGCCGGCCGGCGCGGGATCCGCCGGGCGGCCATCGCCAGCAGCATCAACGCGTTCGGCGTGCCGATGAACCGGCACGACGTCTGGCCGGCCTACTTCCCCCTCGACGAGGAGTTGCCGGTCCTGCACGACGACCCGTACTCGCTGGCCAAGTTCACCGACGAGCACACCGCACGGATGGCGCACAGCCGCTGGGGCATCGACGTGGTCGCGTTCCGGCTGGCCCACGTGCGCACCATGGAGGAGGCCGTGGAGGCGTCGGCCAAGCTGACGGCCGGCGCCGGCGCCGAGGTCCGCGTCGCCAGGGAGGGCTGGTCCTACATCGTGCTCGACGACGTCGTCCAGGCCTTCCTCGCCGCCCTCGACGCGCCGCTGACCGGTGCCCACGTGGTACTGCTGTCCGCCGACGACGTCCTGCCCGACATCCCCACCCACGAGCTGCTGACCCGGTTCGCGCCGCACGTGCCGACGCGTGCGCAGTTCCCCGACCGGACCGCCCTGGTCGACACGACCCGGGCCCGTGAGCTCCTCGGCTGGGCCCCGATCCATTCGGCGCACCGGCCCGGCCACATCCCTACTCTCGTCCCCAGCAAGGAGTTTCGATGA
- a CDS encoding LacI family DNA-binding transcriptional regulator, with product MRAAAPVTLRDVAVLAGVSVATASKALRGDRRISEATRERVRATADRLDYTPNALAQSFASGRSRTIGVFTHRAQTPFTRPVLIGAIKELGLLGHATLVFDADVRGGRWRDEDVRRLQARKAEGVLVVGTNNELVSRSVTDRFDSPVVYAFTDSDDPADPVFQIDSAGAGRLAVEHLLATGRRRIAHVTGGRDSLSVRGRETGMAETLAAAGLRTAHPPLYGGWSQDWGATGTEQLITAGVQLDAIFCGNDSIAFGALRVLEAHGVRVPDDIAIVGVDNWEGVMLDQGTRRLTSVDLRLERLGAAAARRLALGEDADDTHAPEPANPQRRVVTPVLVEGPSTATA from the coding sequence ATGCGCGCAGCAGCACCGGTCACCCTCCGCGACGTCGCCGTACTCGCCGGGGTGTCGGTGGCGACCGCCTCGAAGGCGCTGCGCGGCGACCGGCGCATCTCCGAGGCGACCCGCGAGCGGGTACGGGCGACCGCCGACCGGCTCGACTACACGCCCAACGCACTGGCCCAGTCCTTCGCCAGCGGGCGCAGCCGGACCATCGGCGTCTTCACGCACCGCGCGCAGACCCCGTTCACCCGCCCGGTGCTGATCGGGGCGATCAAGGAACTGGGCCTGCTGGGCCACGCCACCCTGGTCTTCGACGCCGACGTGCGCGGCGGCCGCTGGCGCGACGAGGACGTGCGCCGGCTGCAGGCCCGCAAGGCCGAGGGCGTGCTGGTCGTCGGCACCAACAACGAGCTGGTCTCCCGGTCGGTCACCGACCGGTTCGACTCGCCGGTCGTGTACGCCTTCACCGACAGCGACGACCCCGCCGATCCGGTCTTCCAGATCGACAGCGCCGGCGCCGGCCGGCTGGCGGTCGAGCATCTGCTGGCCACCGGGCGGCGGCGGATCGCCCACGTCACCGGCGGCCGCGACAGCCTGTCCGTGCGCGGCCGCGAGACCGGCATGGCCGAGACGCTGGCCGCGGCCGGGCTCCGGACGGCACACCCGCCGCTGTACGGCGGCTGGTCACAGGACTGGGGAGCGACCGGCACCGAGCAGCTGATCACGGCCGGAGTGCAGCTCGATGCGATCTTCTGCGGCAACGACAGCATCGCCTTCGGCGCCCTTCGCGTGCTCGAGGCCCACGGCGTGCGCGTGCCCGACGACATCGCCATCGTCGGCGTCGACAACTGGGAGGGCGTCATGCTCGACCAAGGCACGCGGCGGCTGACCAGCGTCGACCTGCGACTGGAGCGGCTCGGCGCGGCCGCGGCGCGACGACTCGCCCTCGGCGAGGACGCCGACGACACCCACGCACCCGAGCCTGCCAACCCCCAGCGCCGCGTCGTCACCCCGGTGCTCGTCGAGGGTCCCAGCACCGCCACCGCCTGA